The Raphanus sativus cultivar WK10039 unplaced genomic scaffold, ASM80110v3 Scaffold2811, whole genome shotgun sequence region CAATAGGCCAGCCTGAGAAAGCACAGTGGTGATGGATTGCTTCCACTCACTCTTGATATCACATAACACAATGTTCTGATTAGGTGTGATACGAACATCGAGTTTGTACTTCTCAATGACTTCTCTCAGTGTCTTCTTCATGTTACCACCAACACGTCCACTGTCTACATGAAGCCCACAAAACCAAGCACCATCTCCCTGCTCATGCCATCCCAAATAGCTTTTGAACTCCCACTCTGGCAAATCACGGGGAGCCTCGAACTTTTTGCCATAGTATTGCTCAACCACATCTCTGAACTTCTCAATCCCCCAGGAGCTGAGCAGATACTTCATTCTACTGTATTTGCGGTCATCTCTCCTCCCGTGTTCACGTTGTGTGACAACAATGGCCTTCACAGCATACAAGATATCCTCCTTGGGTACGTAGCCTAATGGTTCTGCGATGCGTGCAAAGGTAGACTCCATTCTGTGTGTTCTTCCCATACCTCCACCAACctgaaagaagagaagaaaaaaacttataggCAGTTTTAACCACAAATGGAGATTAGCCGCTTGGGCATTCGGTTTTCTGTTTTCCGGTTCTAGAGATATAAGAACTGTTCAGTTATATATTAATCAGTTTGGTTTCGTTTTGATTTAGTACGGATAACAACTATAGGAACCGgctaatattcaaaattttggttccaattcggttcggtttttttaattttggataaaaacatattttcagtTTTTCAGATTAAATAACAGATAAAAtggataaatttaaaatatttttaataaaaactatttggGTAATTCAGTTCTTTCAGGTGGtaatttgaataatttaaatattttggattaaaaaaaattggatatttcagtttataagtagtattttaaatatatttggcaatttaaaaactaaacatAATTAACATTTTAGGTATATAGGAACCgtttggttattttatttgttcggttcggtttatataTGCCCATGCATAACGGATATGCTAAAGCAGATGCAGAGACTTACATATATGTTGAAACCCTGAGGCTCTCCATTTTCATCCGAAACGACAACAACGCCAATGTCATTGGTGAGAAGATCCACAGAGTTATCAGTAGGCACAGTCACAGCGATCTTGAACTTCCTCGGCAAGAACTGAGTGCCATAGATAGGCTCAGGAGAGTCCACAAAGTTAGTCCCGTGAGAGTTATCATTCCTCGCCTCCACAACCTCAGGTGGCTCGGCCGTCATAAACTGCTCACCATCGACCCACATGTCATAGTAAAACCCTGACTGAGGACTGAGAAGAGCCGCGATGTTATCAGCCGTCTCTTGCGCGAAGAGATAGTCTCTCTTCGCGTAAGGCGCGGCCGGAGCAAGCACGTTTCTGTTCAGATCACCGCAAGCGCCGAGCGTGCTCCCCATGTTTCTGATGATGGAGCTCATCACGGTCTTGAGATTCTGTTTCAGGACGCCGTGAAGCTGGAACGTTTGCCTGGTGGTTAGACGAAGGGTGCCGATGCCGAACTCGTCTGCTAAGTCGTCCATGGTTAAGTAAAGCTGGTTCGGGACTTTGCCGCTTGGGTTCTTGGTTCGGAGCATGAAGGAGTAGGATCGTCCGCCGCGCTCCTCTCTGTTGTACTGTTGGTAGCTTCCGTGGAACTTGATGAGCTGAACTGCGGATTCGTTGACGTTTGGAGCTTCTGTTAGAAGCTCCTCGTTGAGTGGGTACCTGATGAAGTTGCTCTTCTCCTTGATGATCTCAACTTTGCTCCTCTTGGTGGGCTTTGCTGCCTCAGGCTTTGCTGGCtgtagaaaaataaaacaacatcagagaaagaaagaaagaaaaaacagagctGCTAGCTCTACTGGTAAAGCTTTCTTCTTAAAGTTTAGAGGTGCCATGTTCGAATCTTAGCAGCTGCAGAGAATATTTAGCAATCGGGTTCTTGTCTCTTCGAGAGTAATAACAAAACATTCCATCATAACACAAAAAACCAATCACCTATCAATCGAAATCATTACAGAAAAATAGCCATCGATCTATTACAGAACATCTAAATGATTGTTTTCAACAACACAACTGTAACTAATCAAAGATAGGAATCAGAGAAATGATTGTTTTTTACCGTTGATACGGCTTGgattgaggaagaagatgacgaTGATGGAGGCAACGAGCGGACACCACCACCAAACACATTTCTTCCGAGAAAAACGGTACGAGATGACCTCAGAGCGTTGAGACTCCCGACCCGAATCTTCTGATCGGTAGAAAACACAGTAGCGGAGCCCGCCGGTGATCGAAACGGCGTCGTCATAGTTTCAGGATAGATAGAGAGACTGAGAAACGTTTGGTTTTTTAGTGGTGCTTAAATAAATAAGAgacttgtcaaaaaaaaataaaaaaaaaataagagacaGTGGTCAAAACTAATGTGCGCAGTCATGTGTATCCCACGAGACAGTTACACCCTAGATGGCTGACCAAGAGATCGCGTGAGTAATACCAACGGTCAGATCGATGTACGTGTCAAATGTTTGCTACTAAAAGGCGCGTGAGATTAATTTCTGATAATATTGAAGAACCCGACCGGTATGTGGTACAGAATACAAAGTTGATGGTTATTCTTCAGAGTATAATGAGAGTTGGTGTACTATGATATAGTAATACAACCTTACGTGGCCGGCGTGGATTGGTTAGTTGTTGAATCAAAAATACACACGTGCGAGAAAAGATGTGTACAGTGAGCGACTCTCACCTACTTAGCTGCTCGAGAGCTCGAGGGGCTAATATGTTCTGTGGTGGGCACATGCTTTAATTTGTAGTTAGCTAGCTCAAAATGATTTTACTATTCAATAGCATTATTATACTTTAGAATATTTATCAAAAACCCCATTTGAATATACTGTTAATGATGTTTACGAAACATTGTAGATCATGAAGAAAAGTATTACGAGTATTGAAAAATGAACATCATTGTCTAGTAGACTGACCCCACCATTAGCACAAACGTATATTTTAGGCTAAAAAATGGTGGTCTGAGTTGATGGaataatttatttgttgaaagtttttttttttttgggtaaaattatTTGTTGAAAGTTTCAAGGGGAATATAGTTTCGCTACATCTTCAACAAGCTCAGTTAGCAGTACACTGCAAATCGTGAAAGATCCCTAAAggtgaaaaagaaaagaaactataGACTTTTGAAACTGGTCaatattagatatttttgttAGGAAAATCTTATATTTTCACCAATGATCTTAGCCTTCGTACAACTTGTGATTTTTATAGCAGGTTGTGAATATTATGTAATGAACTTACttactgtaaaaaaaaaaaaaaaaaaaaacttacttacTGTATTCAGATAGGGgtagattttttattatcaGTCTAACTATGCGACCAGCTATAATAGTCAAACACATCACGAGTTCTCTATAAACTTGCATATATACTCTCAAACTAGGATGTTTGACTGTTTGTTATTAGTTGTTCTCATTATCATAATCCAACATGTTTTACGacctttaatatatttttgagttttattttactGAACTACACCATTCAGTTTCTCGgtgaaaatctttttaaattcGCTAGTACATTTCCCACAACAGCCTCATCTTCACGACTCTTCTCTTCTTAAGCGCCGTGCTGTGTTCTTGCTCCAGGAACATCCACTTCCCGTTTCTTTGTCCTCTTGCTTGGTTGATTCCTTcctttcgtcttcttcttcagctcaGTGCTGTTGGGCTGCTTCTATCTCTCCTCTTCGAGGCCTGGACTACTCTTGCTTGGGCCTGAGAGGATAAAAAGAGCCTTATCGAAACCCACAAGCTAGTTATTTTCATaaacgaatatatatatacacaaatatgaaagTCTTTTGTTTCGtactatgaaagttgttttgtgTTACACTTCTAGAGTTTTAAAGATGTTAGCTTGACTATAGTTGTTAATTCTGGTATTATACTATTATCACATCTAATACAACTCACCAGTTAAGCTTTCGAGAGTTTGAAAATAACGAAATAGTATGTGACCTTGactgattttaaaaataaaattcctaTAAATAGTTTAAGGAAGTACCAAATCTGTTTGTGATAGTAATAAACAAATCTTGGTCCATGTCGCTGCTGGTGTGCTGGTTCGGTTAGGACTTGGGCGGCCTCGTTTACCAATGATGTAAAATGTAACAACTACTATCATCAGCAACCTATTGCGAAAACATTCCTTGGTTGGATACTCAATATTTCGAGATATGTGtcaattttaatttgtataactAAATGATTGATACATTCGTTCCTCTCTATGGATTGATAGGAAGTACAATTGTGTGATGTACCCTAATCATGCTCCTTAACTTTTGTGTCAATTGGTATAGTCCTTGGAATTTTGTGgtatttgactttttttttattgcgaagtatctaaatatattagtataagagtaaataacaaaaaaatacaagagTTCATGATCTGGAAGCCATGCACGTTACGTTTCACTTGCTTTCTTTGTCTACATTGTACATTTTCATTCGGATCTAAGATTTACTTAATACTTTTTGATTGCATGTGAATCTAAAATGAGACACATGAttatttgtcttcttctttgttgGTGTATACAAATTTTCTgtatatacttttataatttaaacTTTCAAAAGCATTcggaaaaacaaaacagaagtaCAGTATTTGGAATCCTATGTGGATTTGATCGACTATATGGATTTAccgaatataaaaacttattttaatcaattaggttttgttttctttgtaatccACATGCAATTGTGCATGATTCGTATGTATCCGCTGTACACTCTTTGTTATCACCCTGTGTAATGTAGGGCCATCGTGTTCATACCTTGGAAATATATTTGAGAATCTTTCATCCAACTCAAGTTGtagaaattttaatataatgaaTATCGTATAATATTTGTCTTAGATCGTAGAACTTTCAATCGATTAACCAAAGTACAATAGATCTATGAGTTTTCAATCTGATCCTCTTTTGGTTCACCTCTTTTGGttcattaattttttgaaaccaATTAAAAACAAGATCTACTTTGAATCGATTAAACTGTGATTTCATTTTacttcttttctctttattgTCGGCTTAAcaaattatttgatttgattttagaCGGTTCGGTTTGACCATATCAAACAACCGGATTGGACCACCTAAACTTCAACATCGGGTATAATTGGCGGATTCTAAATGCAAATGCTACAGAAAGTTTGATTGTGACTGTATGGTTTCATAGCCTCACAAGAAACATTGGCTTATCCTAATTGCACATACATCTTTAATCTTTTTGTCCAATTCTCCTTTTGTACCTATGTGGCTATGTCAAACCAGAAAACGTGTCATTGTCACTATATACGGACAAAAAATGTTtagaataacaaaaaattaaaatggtaaaCGCAAGACACGAAAggttgaagaaaaaaacaaagcaaatgGAATATAGATCGAGATCTCTTCATATACTGGTAAGTTTGTATACAGATATGACCTGCCCGGCGCTGCGCGCCTGCTAGATATGACCTGATCGGCGCTGCGCGCCTACTGACTCACTTCCACAGATCTA contains the following coding sequences:
- the LOC130494321 gene encoding assimilatory sulfite reductase (ferredoxin), chloroplastic-like, with translation MTTPFRSPAGSATVFSTDQKIRVGSLNALRSSRTVFLGRNVFGGGVRSLPPSSSSSSSIQAVSTPAKPEAAKPTKRSKVEIIKEKSNFIRYPLNEELLTEAPNVNESAVQLIKFHGSYQQYNREERGGRSYSFMLRTKNPSGKVPNQLYLTMDDLADEFGIGTLRLTTRQTFQLHGVLKQNLKTVMSSIIRNMGSTLGACGDLNRNVLAPAAPYAKRDYLFAQETADNIAALLSPQSGFYYDMWVDGEQFMTAEPPEVVEARNDNSHGTNFVDSPEPIYGTQFLPRKFKIAVTVPTDNSVDLLTNDIGVVVVSDENGEPQGFNIYVGGGMGRTHRMESTFARIAEPLGYVPKEDILYAVKAIVVTQREHGRRDDRKYSRMKYLLSSWGIEKFRDVVEQYYGKKFEAPRDLPEWEFKSYLGWHEQGDGAWFCGLHVDSGRVGGNMKKTLREVIEKYKLDVRITPNQNIVLCDIKSEWKQSITTVLSQAGLLQPEFVDPLNQTAMACPAFPLCPLAITEAERGIPSILKRVRAMFEKVGLEYEESVVVRVTGCPNGCARPYMAEVGLVGDGPNSYQVWLGGTPNQTQIARAFMDKVKIQDLEKVFEPLFYNWKLGRQANESFGEFTTRMGFEKLKELISTYEASPQ